A genome region from Primulina eburnea isolate SZY01 chromosome 9, ASM2296580v1, whole genome shotgun sequence includes the following:
- the LOC140840901 gene encoding uncharacterized protein, with translation MTLAGARLFFASKSAKKVVRVITQSRFILQLEITDPNGPGKKGKSKGISGETSQSPPLAAAKYPACLRSISPSSVAITIHAKPGSKLATITDFNDEALGVQIDAPAKDGEANAALLDYISSVIGVKRRQVSIGSGSKSRDKVVIVEEYHCIMASNFTARVPIWSRSFTFC, from the exons ATGACCTTGGCAGGAGCCAGACTCTTTTTCGCTTCAAAATCTGCAA aaaaaGTGGTGAGAGTTATAACACAAAGTCGATTCATTTTGCAATTGGAAATCACGGATCCAAATGGCCCAGGTAAGAAAGGCAAATCGAAGGGAATCTCCGGCGAGACATCTCAGTCGCCGCCACTCGCCGCCGCCAAGTACCCCGCGTGCTTACGCTCTATTTCGCCATCCTCCGTCGCCATCACCATTCACGCCAAGCCGGGTTCCAAACTCGCCACCATCACTG ATTTCAATGACGAGGCTTTAGGAGTGCAGATCGATGCACCGGCGAAAGATGGCGAAGCTAATGCTGCACTCTTGGATTATATTAGTTCA GTGATTGGGGTGAAAAGAAGACAAGTTTCCATAGGATCTGGATCAAAATCGAGGGACAAGGTTGTGATTGTAGAGGAG TATCACTGCATCATGGCCAGCAACTTCACAGCCAGGGTACCTATTTGGTCAAGATCTTTTACTTTCTGCTAG